In a single window of the Streptomyces sp. NBC_00353 genome:
- a CDS encoding carbohydrate ABC transporter permease, whose translation MSILTLTDADGRRIPVWQLLLRYVLLLAVLALTVGPFLWQLSTSLKGPGEDIFSSPPKFFPGHPTLDNYTRVAETIPVWDYALNSVKVATANVVTNCVGSALAGYALARMRYRGRRAATLAFILAMLVPVEGIIIAQFTTMRELGLNNTLIGVLLPGSVAAMNVLLMRNAFLNLPHEVEEAAFVDGANVWQRFFWVALPSVRGTLAVVAIFAFMGAWDDFLWPLIVLSDPANFTLTIGLNYLHGTFANDERLVAAGTIIAVLPLIVLFACLQRFFFRGVGEGAVKG comes from the coding sequence ATGAGCATCCTGACCCTCACCGACGCCGACGGCCGCCGCATCCCGGTATGGCAGCTCCTGCTGCGCTACGTCCTGCTGCTCGCCGTACTCGCGCTGACCGTCGGACCGTTCCTGTGGCAGCTCTCGACCTCCCTCAAGGGGCCCGGCGAGGACATCTTCAGCTCCCCGCCGAAGTTCTTCCCCGGCCACCCCACCCTGGACAACTACACGCGGGTCGCCGAGACCATCCCGGTCTGGGACTACGCGCTGAACTCCGTCAAGGTGGCGACCGCCAATGTGGTCACCAACTGCGTCGGCTCCGCACTGGCCGGCTACGCGCTGGCCAGGATGCGGTACCGGGGGCGCAGGGCCGCGACGCTGGCGTTCATCCTCGCCATGCTCGTACCCGTCGAGGGCATCATCATCGCCCAGTTCACCACCATGCGTGAGCTCGGTCTGAACAACACCCTGATCGGTGTGCTGCTGCCGGGATCCGTCGCCGCGATGAACGTCCTGCTGATGCGCAACGCGTTCCTCAACCTTCCGCACGAGGTGGAGGAGGCGGCGTTCGTCGACGGTGCCAATGTCTGGCAGCGGTTCTTCTGGGTCGCCCTTCCCTCGGTCAGAGGAACCCTCGCCGTCGTAGCGATCTTCGCCTTCATGGGGGCCTGGGACGACTTCCTGTGGCCGCTGATCGTGCTGAGCGACCCGGCGAACTTCACCCTGACCATCGGGCTGAACTATCTGCACGGCACGTTCGCGAACGACGAACGGCTCGTCGCCGCGGGCACGATCATCGCCGTGCTCCCGCTCATCGTGCTCTTCGCCTGCCTGCAGCGTTTCTTCTTCCGGGGCGTCGGCGAAGGCGCCGTCAAGGGCTGA
- a CDS encoding ABC transporter permease translates to MTKYLLTRLRQSLITLFLVSIVVFAGIRALPGDPALALAGEERSPEALAAIREAYGLNDNIFVQYGRFIGHALTGDLGTSSRTGLPVADAIGQALPVTLELAALSLLLAVVLGIGAGVVAAVRRGKPEEWLANVIALIGLSVPTFWLGIVLVLGFAIAVPVFAASGYVPFGTDPIDNLRRMVLPAIVLGSGLAAVVMRQTRAAMLDSLSADYVRTARAKGLSKRSVVGGHALRNSLVTVVTVLGLQLGHLISGAVVTEQIFVLPGFGKLTIDAVFTRDYATLQAVVLCTSAAYILINLLVDVVYSVIDPRIRLGGAR, encoded by the coding sequence ATGACGAAATACCTGCTGACGCGCCTTCGTCAGTCCCTCATCACGCTCTTCCTCGTCTCCATCGTCGTGTTCGCCGGCATCCGGGCCCTGCCCGGCGACCCGGCGCTCGCCCTCGCCGGTGAGGAACGCAGCCCCGAGGCGCTCGCCGCGATCCGTGAGGCGTACGGGCTCAACGACAACATCTTTGTGCAGTACGGGCGGTTCATCGGCCACGCCCTCACCGGCGACCTCGGCACGTCCTCCCGTACCGGACTCCCGGTCGCCGACGCCATCGGCCAGGCCCTGCCCGTCACCCTGGAACTGGCGGCGCTCTCCCTGCTGCTCGCCGTCGTCCTCGGCATCGGCGCCGGAGTCGTCGCCGCCGTGCGGCGCGGCAAGCCGGAGGAATGGCTCGCCAACGTCATCGCGCTGATCGGCCTCTCCGTCCCGACCTTCTGGCTCGGCATCGTGCTGGTCCTCGGATTCGCCATCGCCGTACCGGTGTTCGCCGCTTCCGGCTACGTACCGTTCGGCACCGATCCGATCGACAACCTGCGCCGCATGGTGCTGCCCGCGATCGTCCTCGGCTCCGGACTCGCCGCCGTCGTGATGCGGCAGACCCGGGCCGCGATGCTCGACTCGCTCTCCGCCGACTACGTCCGTACCGCCCGCGCCAAGGGGCTGTCGAAGCGGTCCGTCGTCGGCGGGCACGCCCTGCGCAACTCGCTCGTCACCGTCGTGACCGTCCTCGGTCTCCAGCTCGGCCATCTGATCTCCGGCGCCGTGGTCACCGAGCAGATCTTCGTCCTGCCCGGCTTCGGCAAACTCACCATCGACGCCGTCTTCACCCGCGACTACGCGACACTCCAGGCCGTGGTGCTCTGCACCTCCGCCGCGTACATCCTCATCAATCTGCTGGTCGACGTGGTCTATTCGGTCATCGACCCGCGCATCCGGCTCGGAGGTGCCCGGTGA
- a CDS encoding alpha-mannosidase, translating to MHDDRTLVEARLKRVLDERIRPAVHPESVPLDVAVWTAPGEPVPVAEGLAAPAVSIAVGDRWGAPWGTSWFRVSGTVPQAWAGRTVEALLDLGFDENMPGFQCEGLVYRPDGTPVKGLNPRNQWVRIGAPVAGGEDVLLHIEAASNPVILDYHPFLPTQLGDKETAGSEPQYTLARMDLAVFDENVWNLVQDLEVLGELMAELPVEGARRWDVLRAVGRALDRVDLQDVNGTAAAARAELATVLAAPAEPSAHRISAVGHAHIDSAWLWPLRETVRKVARTTSNMTALLEDEPDFVFAMSQAQQFAWIKEHRPEVYAKVKKAVADGRFVPSGGMWVESDTNMPGSEAMARQFVHGKRFFLDEFGVENDEAWLPDTFGFAAGLPQIIKAAGSKWLLTQKISWSQTNKFPHHTFQWEGIDGTRIFTHFPPVDTYNCSMKGSEIAHAAKNFKDKGVARHSLAPTGWGDGGGGTTREMVAKAARMRSLEGSATVTWETPADFFTKAEAEYPNAPVWVGELYLELHRATLTSQAKTKQGNRRSEHLLREAELWAATAAVRTGFPYPYAELDRIWKTVLLHQFHDILPGSSIAWVHREAEKTYAAVADELNGIVAAAQRALAGDPASGELLVFNSAPHTRGGVAAGGAGAVTVGSPGRQAPREGGGYVLDNGLLQVEIDGRGLVVSAYDIGAERETVAPGQAANLLQIHPDFPNMWDAWDVDAFYRNTVTDLTELDELTPVEDEGAVGVRIVRSFGDSRVTQVLTLSPGAKRLDIDTEVDWHETEKFLKAAFPLDIHAERYASETQFGHFYRATHTNTSWEAAKFEACNHRFVHLEEPGWGVALVNDSTYGHDVTRTVRDSNAGTTTTVRVSLLRAPRFPDPETDQGVHRFRHALAPGATIGDAVREGFRINLPERRVAGDRTVAPLVTVDNDAVVVSAVKLADDASGDVVVRLYESTGGRARVRLGIGFEFADPKVTDLLERPLAEGNVPVRVDGGVQLSLRPFELVTVRLTRR from the coding sequence ATGCATGACGACCGCACCCTGGTCGAAGCCCGTCTCAAGCGCGTTCTCGACGAGCGCATCCGGCCCGCCGTCCACCCGGAGTCCGTACCGCTGGACGTCGCCGTCTGGACCGCGCCGGGTGAGCCCGTCCCCGTCGCCGAGGGCCTCGCGGCCCCGGCCGTGTCCATCGCGGTCGGCGACCGGTGGGGCGCGCCCTGGGGCACCAGTTGGTTCCGGGTCTCCGGAACCGTTCCGCAGGCATGGGCGGGCCGCACCGTCGAGGCGCTCCTCGACCTCGGCTTCGACGAGAACATGCCCGGCTTCCAGTGCGAGGGCCTTGTCTACCGGCCCGACGGCACCCCGGTGAAGGGCCTCAACCCGCGCAATCAGTGGGTGCGCATCGGCGCCCCCGTCGCGGGCGGCGAGGACGTGCTGCTGCACATCGAGGCCGCATCCAACCCGGTCATACTCGACTACCACCCCTTTCTGCCGACGCAGCTCGGTGACAAGGAGACCGCGGGCAGCGAACCGCAGTACACCCTCGCCCGGATGGATCTCGCCGTCTTCGACGAGAACGTGTGGAACCTCGTCCAGGACCTGGAGGTGCTCGGCGAACTCATGGCGGAACTTCCGGTCGAGGGCGCCCGCCGCTGGGACGTCCTGCGTGCCGTCGGCCGGGCTCTCGACAGGGTCGACCTGCAGGACGTGAACGGCACCGCGGCCGCCGCCCGCGCCGAGCTCGCCACGGTCCTCGCCGCCCCCGCCGAGCCGTCCGCGCACCGGATCAGCGCCGTCGGTCACGCGCACATCGATTCCGCCTGGCTGTGGCCGCTGCGCGAGACGGTCCGCAAGGTCGCCCGCACGACGTCCAACATGACGGCCCTGCTGGAGGACGAGCCCGACTTCGTCTTCGCGATGTCCCAGGCCCAGCAGTTCGCCTGGATCAAGGAGCACCGCCCCGAGGTCTACGCCAAGGTCAAGAAGGCCGTGGCGGACGGACGGTTCGTGCCGTCCGGCGGCATGTGGGTCGAGTCCGACACGAACATGCCGGGCTCCGAGGCGATGGCCCGTCAGTTCGTGCACGGAAAGCGGTTCTTCCTCGACGAGTTCGGTGTCGAGAACGACGAGGCCTGGCTGCCCGACACCTTCGGCTTCGCCGCCGGTCTGCCGCAGATCATCAAGGCCGCCGGCTCCAAGTGGCTGCTCACCCAGAAGATCTCGTGGAGCCAGACCAACAAGTTCCCGCACCACACCTTCCAGTGGGAAGGCATCGACGGCACCCGGATCTTCACCCACTTCCCGCCCGTCGACACCTACAACTGCTCGATGAAGGGCAGCGAGATCGCCCACGCGGCGAAGAACTTCAAGGACAAGGGCGTCGCCCGGCACTCCCTCGCGCCGACCGGCTGGGGCGACGGAGGCGGCGGCACCACGCGCGAGATGGTCGCGAAGGCGGCCAGGATGCGCAGCCTCGAAGGCTCGGCCACCGTGACCTGGGAGACGCCCGCCGACTTCTTCACCAAGGCGGAGGCGGAGTACCCGAACGCCCCGGTGTGGGTCGGCGAGCTCTACCTGGAACTGCACCGCGCCACCCTCACCAGCCAGGCGAAGACCAAGCAGGGCAACCGTCGCAGCGAGCACCTGCTGCGCGAGGCCGAGCTGTGGGCCGCCACCGCCGCCGTGCGCACCGGGTTCCCCTACCCGTACGCGGAGCTGGACCGGATCTGGAAGACGGTGCTGCTGCACCAGTTCCACGACATCCTGCCCGGTTCGTCGATCGCCTGGGTGCACCGCGAGGCCGAGAAGACGTACGCGGCCGTGGCCGATGAACTGAACGGCATCGTCGCCGCCGCGCAGCGCGCCCTGGCAGGGGACCCCGCATCGGGGGAGCTGCTCGTCTTCAACTCCGCGCCGCACACCCGCGGCGGGGTTGCGGCCGGTGGCGCCGGGGCCGTCACGGTCGGCAGCCCGGGCCGGCAGGCACCGCGCGAGGGCGGCGGCTACGTGCTCGACAACGGCCTGCTCCAGGTGGAGATCGACGGCCGCGGTCTGGTGGTGTCCGCGTACGACATCGGCGCCGAGCGCGAGACCGTGGCGCCCGGGCAGGCCGCGAACCTGCTGCAGATCCACCCGGACTTCCCGAACATGTGGGATGCCTGGGACGTCGACGCGTTCTACCGCAACACCGTCACGGATCTGACGGAGCTCGACGAGCTCACCCCCGTCGAGGACGAGGGCGCGGTCGGCGTCCGTATCGTCCGCAGCTTCGGCGACTCCCGGGTCACCCAGGTGCTGACGCTCTCCCCGGGCGCCAAGCGGCTCGACATCGACACCGAGGTCGACTGGCACGAGACGGAGAAGTTCCTGAAGGCCGCGTTCCCGCTGGACATCCACGCCGAGCGGTACGCCTCCGAGACCCAGTTCGGACACTTCTACCGGGCCACCCACACCAACACCAGCTGGGAGGCCGCCAAGTTCGAGGCCTGCAACCACCGCTTCGTCCACCTGGAGGAGCCGGGCTGGGGCGTCGCGCTCGTCAACGACTCGACGTACGGCCACGACGTGACCCGTACCGTCCGCGACTCGAACGCCGGGACGACCACCACCGTCCGGGTCTCACTGCTGCGCGCCCCGCGCTTCCCCGACCCGGAGACCGACCAGGGCGTGCACCGCTTCCGCCATGCGCTCGCGCCGGGCGCCACGATCGGTGACGCGGTCCGTGAGGGCTTCCGGATCAACCTGCCGGAGCGTCGGGTCGCCGGTGACCGTACGGTGGCGCCGCTGGTGACCGTGGACAACGACGCGGTCGTGGTCAGCGCCGTCAAGCTGGCGGACGACGCGAGCGGCGATGTCGTCGTACGGCTCTACGAGTCGACCGGCGGCCGTGCCAGGGTCCGGCTCGGCATCGGCTTCGAGTTCGCCGATCCGAAGGTGACCGACCTGCTGGAGCGGCCGCTCGCCGAGGGCAACGTGCCGGTGCGGGTGGACGGGGGCGTACAGCTGTCGCTGCGCCCGTTCGAGCTGGTCACGGTGCGTCTGACGCGCCGCTGA
- a CDS encoding ABC transporter permease produces MTTATTALPTTPEAARKRPSSGRLRALRKNRLALTGGIIAAVFVLAALLAPLIAPYDPAQPNFGNVLAEPSWAHWLGTDDLGRDQLSRIVYGARASMQVGLVAVVLAFVIGVPLGLVGGYYGRFADSTISRLTDTMLAFPFLVLAVGLAAILGPSLTNATIAIGISQIPAVIRITRAETLRLKHVDYVGAAIANGGGDGTVLFRHILPNATSALIVQATVGIPAAIIGEALLSFLGLGVQPPAPSLGVMLSGAQSFLAPAPWLAVFPGLAIVAATLAFNLLGDGLRDVLDPRGGTR; encoded by the coding sequence GTGACCACCGCGACCACAGCGCTCCCCACCACCCCGGAGGCCGCCAGGAAGCGGCCCAGCAGCGGCCGGCTCCGCGCCCTGCGCAAGAACCGGCTCGCCCTCACCGGCGGCATCATCGCCGCCGTCTTCGTCCTCGCCGCGCTCCTCGCGCCACTGATCGCCCCGTACGACCCCGCCCAGCCGAATTTCGGGAACGTACTCGCCGAACCCAGCTGGGCCCACTGGCTCGGCACCGACGACCTCGGACGCGACCAGCTCTCCCGCATCGTGTACGGGGCACGCGCCTCCATGCAGGTCGGCCTCGTCGCCGTCGTGCTGGCCTTCGTCATCGGCGTACCCCTCGGACTGGTCGGCGGCTACTACGGCCGGTTCGCGGACAGCACCATCTCCCGGCTCACCGACACCATGCTGGCGTTCCCGTTCCTGGTGCTCGCCGTCGGCCTGGCCGCGATCCTCGGCCCGTCGCTGACCAACGCCACCATCGCCATCGGCATCTCGCAGATCCCCGCAGTCATCCGCATCACCCGGGCCGAGACCCTGCGGCTCAAGCACGTCGACTACGTCGGCGCGGCCATCGCCAACGGCGGTGGAGACGGCACCGTGCTCTTCCGGCACATCCTGCCCAACGCCACCTCGGCACTGATCGTGCAGGCGACCGTCGGCATCCCCGCCGCGATCATCGGCGAGGCGCTGCTCAGCTTCCTCGGGCTCGGTGTCCAGCCGCCGGCCCCGTCGCTCGGCGTGATGCTCTCCGGCGCCCAGTCGTTCCTGGCGCCCGCCCCCTGGCTCGCCGTCTTCCCCGGCCTGGCGATCGTCGCGGCGACGCTGGCCTTCAACCTGCTCGGCGACGGACTGCGTGACGTCCTCGACCCCCGCGGAGGCACCCGATGA
- a CDS encoding ABC transporter substrate-binding protein: protein MRISRRAVAAAAVLATVLPLSACGGGSGDTSSDASGKVEGKITFQTWNLQANFKDYFNGVIADFEKKYPGTEVKWVDRPAEGYADKISADAAGGTLPDVVNVSPDLVAPLAKAGLALDLDKAAAKYRKEYLPGAWQSHRIPGMEGTYAFPWYLNTGPLFYNKSLFKDAGLDPEKPPTTYDELFDAGLELATKSKGKVATLANVPTIEDFGRYGGQLMNKEGTGFAFNDAKGVELLTHYKELYDAKALDPQALTATPESSGHKFLTGSVAMNPGSALDLENFKKQAPSLYKNIGITDQISSTGKANMYVMGVMVNAQTKQKPAAVAFAHYVTDATRQMDFAKQVAIFPSTAGSLDDPYFTEEDGTDVTRVRIAAAKSLKTAVNYTPVLFSDQMKTELRNQVAKALQGKQSPKEALDNAVKACDRLLQQS, encoded by the coding sequence GTGCGTATCTCCCGCAGAGCAGTAGCCGCTGCCGCCGTACTCGCCACCGTCCTGCCGCTGAGCGCGTGCGGAGGCGGATCCGGCGACACCTCGTCCGACGCCTCCGGCAAGGTCGAAGGAAAGATCACCTTCCAGACCTGGAACCTGCAGGCGAACTTCAAGGACTACTTCAACGGGGTGATCGCGGACTTCGAGAAGAAGTACCCGGGCACCGAGGTCAAGTGGGTCGACCGGCCGGCCGAGGGCTACGCGGACAAGATCAGTGCCGACGCGGCCGGCGGCACGCTGCCGGACGTCGTCAATGTCTCGCCCGACCTGGTCGCACCACTGGCCAAGGCGGGGCTCGCACTGGACCTCGACAAGGCGGCGGCGAAGTACCGCAAGGAGTACCTGCCGGGCGCCTGGCAGAGCCACCGGATACCGGGCATGGAAGGGACCTACGCCTTCCCCTGGTACCTCAACACCGGACCGCTCTTCTACAACAAGTCCCTCTTCAAGGACGCCGGACTCGACCCCGAGAAGCCGCCGACCACCTACGACGAACTCTTCGACGCAGGTCTGGAACTGGCCACGAAGAGCAAGGGCAAGGTCGCCACGCTGGCCAACGTGCCCACCATCGAGGACTTCGGCCGCTACGGCGGACAGCTGATGAACAAGGAAGGTACGGGCTTCGCCTTCAATGACGCCAAGGGTGTCGAACTGCTCACCCACTACAAGGAGCTGTACGACGCCAAGGCGCTCGACCCGCAGGCGCTGACCGCGACCCCCGAGTCGTCCGGCCACAAGTTCCTCACCGGGTCCGTGGCGATGAACCCGGGCAGCGCACTGGACCTGGAGAACTTCAAGAAGCAGGCCCCGAGCCTCTACAAGAACATCGGGATCACCGACCAGATCAGCAGCACCGGCAAGGCCAACATGTACGTCATGGGCGTCATGGTGAACGCGCAGACGAAGCAGAAGCCGGCGGCTGTGGCCTTCGCCCACTACGTGACCGACGCGACGCGGCAGATGGACTTCGCGAAGCAGGTCGCCATCTTCCCGAGCACCGCCGGATCCCTCGACGACCCGTACTTCACCGAGGAGGACGGCACCGACGTGACCCGGGTCCGGATCGCCGCCGCCAAGTCCCTCAAAACGGCGGTCAATTACACGCCGGTGCTCTTCAGTGACCAGATGAAGACCGAGCTGCGCAACCAGGTGGCGAAGGCGCTGCAGGGCAAGCAGAGCCCCAAGGAAGCTCTTGACAACGCTGTCAAGGCCTGCGACCGGCTGCTGCAGCAGAGCTGA
- a CDS encoding carbohydrate ABC transporter permease: MKSATASPPIRDSGTAVPAARGARPGDRRSGRLPGHRIRRHLPSSPWLFAAPGLLVVGTFSLFPFFSTLVNAFTDRRTLIPGKFVGLANFQELIHDEMFWIGLRNSTLYVVGVVPALVLLPLLLAMLVQRNIPGITFFRSAFYTPVVASIVVVGLIWVWMLDDRGLVNAVLEAVGIGRVGFLSDQWLLLLSAMTVTVWKGLGYYMIIYLAALANVPRELHEAASVDGAGAVRRFFTVTVPAVRSTMVLVGALASVAAFKAFSEVYLMAGPSGGPAGEDTTLVMLVQRVGTGLTGRVGYASAISVVIFVVTVALMLLVLRADRKEDA; encoded by the coding sequence ATGAAATCGGCCACGGCATCTCCGCCGATCCGGGACAGCGGCACAGCGGTACCGGCGGCCCGGGGCGCACGTCCCGGCGACCGCCGGTCCGGCCGGCTCCCCGGTCACCGGATACGCCGCCATCTCCCCTCCAGCCCGTGGCTGTTCGCGGCCCCCGGCCTGCTCGTCGTCGGAACCTTCAGCCTCTTCCCGTTCTTCAGCACCCTGGTCAACGCCTTCACCGACCGCCGGACGCTGATACCCGGGAAGTTCGTCGGCCTGGCGAACTTCCAGGAGCTGATCCACGACGAGATGTTCTGGATCGGGCTGCGGAACAGCACGCTGTACGTGGTCGGGGTCGTCCCCGCCCTCGTTCTCCTGCCGCTGCTCCTGGCGATGCTCGTCCAGCGGAACATCCCCGGCATCACGTTCTTCCGCTCGGCCTTCTACACCCCCGTCGTCGCCTCCATCGTCGTCGTAGGGCTGATCTGGGTGTGGATGCTCGACGACCGGGGGCTGGTCAACGCGGTACTGGAGGCGGTGGGGATCGGCAGGGTCGGCTTCCTGAGCGACCAGTGGCTGCTGCTGCTCAGCGCGATGACGGTCACGGTCTGGAAGGGCCTCGGCTACTACATGATCATCTATCTGGCCGCGCTGGCCAACGTCCCCAGGGAACTCCACGAGGCGGCCTCCGTGGACGGTGCCGGCGCCGTTCGCCGGTTCTTCACCGTGACCGTTCCCGCCGTCCGCTCCACCATGGTCCTCGTCGGGGCGCTGGCGTCGGTCGCCGCCTTCAAGGCGTTCTCCGAGGTCTATCTGATGGCCGGTCCCTCCGGCGGCCCGGCCGGCGAGGACACCACCCTGGTGATGCTGGTCCAGCGCGTCGGCACCGGACTGACCGGGCGGGTCGGCTATGCCTCCGCGATCTCCGTGGTCATCTTCGTCGTGACGGTCGCCCTGATGCTCCTGGTGCTCCGCGCCGACCGCAAGGAGGACGCATGA
- a CDS encoding glycoside hydrolase 5 family protein — MPHSPLRFGVNYTPSQGWFHHWLDFDLDAVRADLDSIAGLGLDHIRVFPLWPLFQPNRTLIRPRAVEQLVQLADAAAERGLDVNVDGLQGHLSSFDFLPAWTQTWHRRNIFTDPDVVAGQAEYLRTLAAALADRPNFLGMTLGNEINQFSGPPHPDPDIITPEQAGRWLRTLLDACEEGAPGRLHLHAEYDAAWYQDDHAFTPAHAARIGAVTAVHSWVFNGTAQRHGRTGTATEHHAAYLIELSKAWATDPHRPVWLQEVGAPAPLVPAEHAAAFTEATVANALDCEDVWGITWWCSHDVSRSLADFPELEYSLGLLTNDRQVKPAGEAIAGIVADRRGTEYRPAPRTTALVVDTGDDDTAPRRSTCAPGGAFFEAFARLTADGVRPTAVLASQAGNKEHLSARGITEVLTPDQVP; from the coding sequence ATGCCTCACTCCCCGCTGCGCTTCGGCGTCAACTACACGCCCAGCCAAGGCTGGTTCCACCACTGGCTGGACTTCGACCTCGACGCCGTGCGCGCCGACCTGGACTCGATCGCAGGCCTCGGCCTCGACCACATCCGGGTCTTCCCGCTCTGGCCGCTCTTCCAGCCCAACCGCACCCTCATCCGGCCGCGCGCCGTCGAGCAGCTCGTCCAGCTCGCCGACGCCGCGGCCGAGCGCGGCCTCGACGTCAATGTGGACGGACTGCAGGGCCACCTGTCGAGTTTCGACTTCCTGCCCGCATGGACGCAGACCTGGCACCGGCGCAACATCTTCACCGACCCGGACGTGGTGGCGGGCCAGGCCGAATACCTGCGAACGCTCGCCGCAGCCCTCGCCGACCGACCGAACTTCCTCGGTATGACGCTGGGCAATGAGATCAATCAGTTCTCCGGCCCCCCGCACCCCGACCCGGATATCATCACCCCCGAACAGGCAGGCCGTTGGCTTCGCACCCTGCTCGACGCCTGCGAGGAGGGAGCGCCGGGCAGGCTCCATCTGCACGCCGAGTACGACGCCGCCTGGTATCAGGACGACCACGCGTTCACGCCCGCCCACGCGGCCCGGATCGGCGCGGTCACCGCCGTGCACTCGTGGGTCTTCAACGGCACCGCCCAACGGCACGGCCGAACCGGAACCGCCACCGAGCACCACGCCGCCTATCTGATCGAACTGTCCAAGGCATGGGCCACCGACCCGCACCGGCCCGTCTGGCTGCAGGAGGTCGGCGCCCCGGCTCCGCTCGTTCCCGCCGAGCACGCGGCCGCGTTCACCGAGGCGACCGTGGCGAACGCCCTGGACTGCGAGGACGTGTGGGGCATCACCTGGTGGTGCTCCCACGACGTGTCCCGGTCGCTGGCCGACTTCCCCGAACTCGAATACAGCCTGGGCCTGTTGACCAACGACCGGCAGGTCAAACCGGCCGGTGAGGCCATCGCCGGGATCGTGGCGGACCGGCGGGGTACGGAGTACCGCCCGGCGCCCCGCACCACCGCACTCGTCGTCGACACCGGAGACGACGACACTGCGCCCCGGCGCTCCACGTGCGCCCCCGGCGGCGCGTTCTTCGAGGCGTTCGCCCGGCTCACCGCGGACGGGGTCCGGCCCACCGCCGTCCTCGCGAGCCAGGCCGGGAACAAGGAACACCTGTCCGCCCGCGGGATCACCGAGGTCCTCACCCCGGACCAGGTCCCCTGA
- a CDS encoding ABC transporter substrate-binding protein, with translation MAVALVSLTSGCASLQSSATEVGGVRKTDERPVRDGGTLTVALNSDPDKLDPTLAQTLVGRTVFAGMCEKLYDIDEDGVVVPQLAAALPATSADGRTVSVRLRHDLKFSDGTRLDAQAVVTSLLRHRDLPGSARGTELAPVKSVRATGPYTVRMELDHPYVPLTGVLADRAGMVMSPTALKKYGKNFTNHPSCVGPFRFVERVGGDRIVLKKDPNYYDADKVHLDGVVYKPIPDGNVRLANLRSGDLQVGDQMGPIDVRSALTEPKLQLFNSPSLGYQGIGLNVGNVHGLGKKPGKLDTPIARDVRVREAFELAIDRETLNKVVFQGMYEPACGPISPQSAIAPGVKPQDCPGRDVAEAKKLLKEAGVKTPVKIELKTSTTPEQGRVGQVLQAMVKEAGFDLSLRPTEYATMLSETDAGHYDVFTSGWSGRLDPDGNVSNFLRTAGAMNAYGLDDPEIDRLIDEGRTVADPARRTKIYNELTRRVQDAHTMIYLYRQKNYVVATKSVAGIRVYGDGLVRVKTAGYTR, from the coding sequence GTGGCAGTTGCATTGGTGTCCCTCACCTCGGGCTGCGCGTCGTTGCAGTCCTCGGCGACCGAGGTCGGCGGTGTGCGGAAAACCGATGAACGGCCCGTACGCGACGGCGGGACGCTCACCGTTGCTCTCAACTCCGACCCGGACAAACTCGACCCCACCCTGGCCCAGACCCTCGTCGGCCGGACGGTCTTCGCGGGCATGTGCGAGAAGCTCTACGACATCGACGAGGACGGCGTGGTCGTGCCGCAGCTCGCCGCCGCACTGCCCGCCACCTCGGCCGACGGTCGCACCGTCAGCGTCCGGCTGCGCCACGACCTGAAATTCAGCGACGGCACGAGGCTCGATGCCCAGGCCGTCGTCACCTCGCTGCTGCGCCACCGCGATCTGCCCGGCTCCGCGCGCGGCACCGAACTGGCCCCGGTCAAGTCCGTCCGGGCCACCGGCCCGTACACCGTGCGGATGGAGCTCGACCACCCGTACGTCCCGCTCACCGGTGTGCTCGCCGACCGGGCCGGGATGGTGATGTCACCGACCGCGCTCAAGAAGTACGGGAAGAACTTCACGAACCACCCGTCCTGCGTCGGACCGTTCCGGTTCGTCGAGCGGGTCGGCGGCGACCGGATCGTGCTGAAGAAGGACCCCAACTACTACGACGCGGACAAGGTCCACCTCGACGGGGTCGTCTACAAGCCGATCCCCGACGGCAACGTCCGGCTCGCCAACCTGCGCTCCGGCGACCTTCAGGTCGGCGACCAGATGGGCCCCATCGACGTCCGGAGCGCGCTGACCGAGCCCAAGCTCCAGCTCTTCAACTCGCCGTCGCTCGGCTACCAGGGCATCGGACTCAACGTCGGCAATGTGCACGGCCTCGGCAAGAAGCCCGGCAAGCTCGACACCCCGATCGCCCGGGACGTCCGGGTCCGTGAGGCGTTCGAGCTCGCCATCGACCGCGAGACACTCAACAAGGTCGTCTTCCAGGGCATGTACGAGCCGGCCTGTGGGCCGATCTCCCCGCAGTCCGCCATCGCCCCCGGCGTCAAGCCCCAGGACTGTCCCGGGCGTGATGTCGCCGAGGCGAAGAAGCTGCTGAAGGAGGCCGGGGTGAAGACCCCGGTGAAGATCGAGCTGAAGACCTCCACCACCCCCGAACAGGGACGCGTCGGGCAGGTCCTCCAGGCCATGGTCAAGGAGGCCGGCTTCGACCTCTCCCTGCGGCCCACCGAGTACGCCACCATGCTCTCGGAGACCGACGCCGGGCACTACGACGTCTTCACCAGCGGCTGGTCCGGCCGGCTCGACCCGGACGGCAACGTCTCCAACTTCCTCAGGACAGCGGGCGCCATGAACGCCTATGGCCTCGATGACCCCGAGATCGACCGGCTGATCGACGAGGGCCGCACCGTCGCCGACCCGGCCCGGCGCACCAAGATCTACAACGAGCTGACCCGGCGCGTTCAGGACGCCCACACGATGATCTACCTCTACCGGCAGAAGAACTACGTCGTCGCCACCAAGTCCGTCGCGGGTATCCGCGTCTACGGCGACGGTCTGGTCCGGGTCAAGACTGCGGGGTACACCCGATGA